The proteins below come from a single Magallana gigas chromosome 10, xbMagGiga1.1, whole genome shotgun sequence genomic window:
- the LOC105339293 gene encoding uncharacterized protein isoform X3, whose translation MKYNVRIDFVIMLLLDSFEVAHMQICQGLNGTMCCFGYEWDQNQSMCIPCKKGYHGKNCDAKCPPLFFGLGCQSQCNCSDKDCDYISGCRQLTEEQPNTFTIGLNYNVKTPEFNDYDHSFNEKHNDTLFKDRTIIMQTVLTSKDTAHYQSKRLMYAIFGLSVAAVLITITYIYTCQLEKRKIFTSTV comes from the exons atgaaatataacGTGAGGATTGACTTTGTAATAATGCTATTGCTGGACAGTTTTGAAGTTGCACATATGCAGATTTGTCAAGG ACTGAACGGAACGATGTGTTGTTTCGGTTACGAGTGGGATCAGAACCAATCAATGTGTATAC CTTGTAAAAAGGGATATCATGGTAAGAATTGTGACGCCAAATGCCCACCCCTATTTTTTGGATTGGGATGTCAGTCGCAATGCAACTGTTCCGACAAAGACTGTGATTACATCAGCGGATGTAGGCAATTAACAGAAG AACAACCAAATACTTTTACAATCGGTTTAAACTACAACGTCAAAACACCAGAATTTAATGATTATGATCACAGCTTTAATG aGAAACACAACGATACTCTATTTAAAGACAGAACGATAATAATGCAGACCGTACTCACATCCAAGGACACGGCTCATTATCAATCGAAGCGTTTAATGTATGCTATTTTCGGACTTTCAGTGGCTgctgttttgataacaattactTATATATACACTTGTCAACTAGAGAAGCGTAAAATTTTTACTAGCACAGTTTGA
- the LOC136272029 gene encoding multiple epidermal growth factor-like domains protein 10: METLLTLCIATVTVLGRFGKNSTNNCDSINGTRCCAGYMWDSLKEQCINCKEGYTGIHCTIACPFPSYGLNCQSTCRCTDEDCNYVTGCKHLAGDVLNHTTNKSPRFNKSVSNTPNITPKREPSANSRSFLFSMIVVIAVLIIIFVIFLYTQLFEKRRVVANL, translated from the exons atggAAACTTTATTGACGTTGTGCATTGCAACAGTGACAGTTCTTGGACGTTTTGGAAAGAACTCAACAAACAACTGTGATAG CATAAATGGAACCAGATGTTGTGCTGGGTACATGTGGGATTCCTTGAAAGAACAGTGCATAA ATTGTAAAGAAGGATATACAGGAATACACTGTACAATTGCATGTCCTTTCCCTTCATATGGACTAAACTGTCAGTCGACATGCAGATGTACTGATGAAGACTGTAATTATGTCACTGGATGTAAACATCTTGCTGGAG ATGTGTTAAATCATACAACAAACAAATCACCAAGATTCAACAAATCAGTCTCCAATACCCCAAACATTACTCCAAAACGTGAACCATCTGCCAACAGTCGTTCCTTCTTATTTTCTATGATTGTAGTTATTGCAGTGTTAATCATCATATTTGTTATTTTCCTTTACACTCAGCTATTTGAAAAGCGACGAGTTGTCGCTAATTTGTGA